ATGACTACGGCAAGGATGACGAATTCCATAACCCCTCCAGTATCAGCCACGCCCTCTCCACGGGGACCGCACGCGCCGAATCCGGCTGCCGGCGGTCCGGCCGCTCCGAGGGCCTCGGGACGGCCCCGCTGGACGCTCCGACGAATCTGGGTGACACTCGTGGTCGTTGAGGGATCCAACGGTGCAGAGTGGCAGAAGTTGGATCAAACTACGATGGTGACGGCCGCGCAACGCGCGTAGAGTCCTGGCAACCACTTTCTGGCCAGGCACCACAGCCGCTGCCTCCGCCCCCTTCCCCCCGGGGGTGCCCCCCAGATCCCGCACGGAGACACCTGCACCATGGGCACCAGCACCACGTCCACGTCCATCCCTGCAACCGAAGGCGCCGTGGAGACCCGCGGCATCGAGCCGGTCCCCGATCACGAGCGTCGGGGCCGGGTCCGCGAACTCCTCCCCACCTGGGTCGCCGCCAACATCAGCGTGTTGTTGCTCACCATGGGGGCCTCGCTGGTGATCAACAACGGCCTGAACCTCTGGCAGGTACTGGTGGTGGCCGCCGTTGCCTCCGCGGTGTCCTTCGGCATGGTCGGCCTGCTGTCGGTCTCCGGCAAGTGGGGCGGTGCACCGGGCGCGATGCTCTCCCGGGCCGCCTTCGGCGTGCGCGGCAATTACTTCCCGGGCGCGATCCTCTGGGTCGCCCGCTTCGGCTGGGAGACGATCAACGCGGTCACCGGCGCCTACGCCATCCTGACCGTGCTGCACCTGGTCTTCGGGATCAAGGCCAACAACGTCCTGGTCGTGGTCACCCTGCTCGGCTTCGTCGCCTGCACCTTCCTGGTGAGCGGCATGGGCCGCAAGGCGCTGAACCTGTGCAACAAGTACTCCACGTACCTCTTCAGCGCGATCAGCGTGGTCGTTCTGGTCCACCTGATCGTCACGATGCCGTGGAGCGACATCCTCCACAAGTCGCCGGGCAGCGCGACCCTGATGATCGCCGGAATCGGCACCATCGCCGCCGGCGGCATCAGCTGGGTCCCCACCGGCCCGGACTTCGCGCGGTACCTCCCGCACTCCGCCTCCGGCAAGAAGATCGTCGGTACGACCGTCTCCGGCGCGGCCCTGGTGCTGATCCCGATGGTGCTCATGGGCGGGGTGCTGGCGGTCTCCAGCCCGTCACTGGCCAACCAGAACACCGACCCGATGTCGTTCCTCGGCGAGGTCCTGCCGCGCGCCATCGCGATCCCCTACCTGATCACCGCGCTCATCGGCATGATGCTGATCAACAGCCTGTCGATGTACTCCGCGGGCTTCACCGCCCAGACCATGGGCGTCAAGCTGCCGCGTGCCCTGGCGGTCAGCATCAACGCCGCGATCAGCCTGATCGGCGGTCTGTTCATGATGCTGGTGGCCAAGGACTTCATCGGCCAGTTCATCGCCTTCCTGACGCTGCTCGCGGTCTCCTTCTCCGCCTGGATCGGCGTCTACGCCGTCGACATGGTCCGCCGCCGCAAGCTGGCGGTCCGCTACGACGCCGACGGCCTGATGAACACCGGCCGCACCAGCCGCTACTGGTACACCGGCGGCTTCTGCTGGCAGGCCATGACCGCCTGGGCGGTGGCGCTCGTCGCGGGCCTGTGCTTCACCAAGGTCCAGTGGTTCACCGGCCCGCTGGCCACCACCTGGATCGGCGAGAACGGCCTGGGCTGGGCGGCGACCATCGCGCTCTCCGCGGCGGTCTTCGCCGTCCTTCCGGCGCCCCGGGAGAACGTCCCGGCGACCTCGGCTCCGGCCGGGGCGCGGCAGCCGGTCGAGGTGGGCTGACCGCGGGCCACCGCCGCGCGGCGCCCCGCACCGCGTCCGCACCCTAGTGATCTGACGCTGCGTCAGCTAACGTCCCCTTCGCCATCCGCCCTGGCGAAGGGGACGTCTGCCATGTCCGCGCTGCCCGCCCTGCCCGTCACGGTCGTACGGTTCAACCTCGTCGATCCGGCCCCCACCCCCGACGCGCTCTCCGCGCGCTACCGGGCCGCCGTCGACATGGCGGCGTTCGCCGACGACCGCGGCCTGACCATGATCCAGACCGAGGAGCACCACGCCACCACCAACGGCTGGATGCCCTCGCCGCTCACCTTCGCGGGCGCGGTCTTCGGTGCCACCCGCCGCATCGGCGTCACCGTCTCCGCCCTGATCACCCCGCTGCACGACCCGCTGCGACTGGCCGAGGACCTCGCCTCGCTCGACCTGCTCAGCGGCGGCCGGCTGGTCACCGTGGCCGGCATCGGCTACCGGCCCGAGGAGTACGCGGCGCACGGCGCGGACTGGCAGGGCCGCGGCGCCCTCCAGGACGAGGTCCTCGGAACCCTGCTGTCCGCCTGGACCGGCGAGCCGTTCCGCTACCGGGGGCGCACGGTCCGGGTCACCCCGCGCCCGTACACCCGGCCGCACCCGCTGCTGCTGATCGGCGGCAGCTCCCGCGCCGCCGCCCGGCGCGCCGCCCGGCTGGGGCTCCCCTTCTTCCCCAGTGCGCGCCTCCCCGGCCTGGAGGCGTACTACCACGAGCAGCGCGCCGTGTTCGGCACCGAGGGCTGGGTGATGCAGCCGCCCGAGCGGACCTGTCTGCTGCACATCGCCGAGGACCCGGACCGGACCTGGGCCGAGTACGGCGGCCATCTGCTGTACGAGGCGCGGACCTACGCCTCGTGGCAGTCCACCGGTGTCCGCTCCGCGGTGCGTTCGTCTGCCCAGGACACCGAGGCGCTGCGCGAGGAGGGCGTCTACCGCGTCGTCACTCCCGACGAGTGCGTGGGCCTGGCCCGGGAGGCCGGCCCGCAGGGCTCGTTGATCCTGCATCCGCTGTGCGGCGGGATGCCCGTCGACGAGGGCTGGCGCTCCCTGCACCTGTTCGCCGAGCGGGTGCTGCCCCGGCTCCAGGGGTGACGCGGTCTCAGCCTTCGGGGTAGAAGACGAAGAGGCGGCAGCCGGTGGCCGACTGCGGTACGTGCCAGGACCCGGCGGGGGCGTGGACGAAGGTCCCGGCGGGGTGGTCGCGGTCGCCGTCGTTGAAGGTGCCGGAGACCACGAACACCTCCTCGGGCCCCGGCTGGTGCACATCGATGCCGTCCCAGCGGCTGCCCGGGTCCATCTCCAGGACCTGGGCCTTGGCCCCGTTCCCGCCCGTCCAGAGCGGCCTGCTCCGGATGCCGGGGAACAGCTCCCGGACGGGGGCGTCGTCCACCGCGGCCCATACGTAGCCGGGGGTGCCGCCCACCCCGGGGGCGCCCGCGGGTGTGTCCCCGGTCGTGGCGCCGGTGGTGTCCTCGGTCGTGTTCGTCTCGCTCATGCCTCCACCCTGGCCCGGGTGCGGCGCGCTCCCCCAGTGTCAGAAATGACGTCGTGAGGTACTTTCCTGCCAGCGCGGCGGGGAACGACGTGCGCGGCACGGCATGCGCGGCAGGACGCGGAAAAAAGCTACTGCCCCGGCTCTCTGGTCGAGCCGGGGCAGTACCCAGTACTGAGGAGAAGGACTGGCGGGGGGTTAGCCCATCTCCTCCAACGCCTTGCCCTTCGTCTCCTTCACGAACTTGAGCACGAAGGGGATCGAGAGCAGGGCGAAGAATGTGTAGATCACGTACGTGCCCGAGAGGTTCCAGTCGGACAGGCTCGGGAAGCTGGCCGTGATGGCCCAGTTGGCGATCCACTGCGCGGAGGCGGCGACGCCCAGCGCGGCGGCACGGATCCGGTTCGGGAACATCTCGCCGAGGAAGACCCAGACCACGACGCCCCAGGAGAGGGCGAAGAAGAGCACGAAGACGTGGGCGGCGATCAGGGCCACGGTGCCTTCGGTCGACGGCAGGGTGCCGGCCGCGGTCTTGGCGGAGAAGGCCCAGGCTTCCAGGGCCAGGGCGATGGCCATACCGGCCGAACCGATCAGCGCCAGCGGACGGCGGCCGATCTTGTCGACGAAGATCATCGCGATGACGGTACCGATGATGTTGATGATCGACGTGGTGAAGCTGTAGAAGAACGAGCTGCTGGGATCGATGCCGACGGACTGCCACAGCGCCGAGGAGTAGTAGAACGCGACATTGATGCCGACCAGCTGCTGGAAGACCGAGAGTCCAATGCCGACCCAGACGATCGGCAGGAAGCCCACCTTGCCGAGCAGGTCCTTGAACCTCGGCTTGTGCTCGCGGCGCATCGCGTCCTGGATCTCGGCGACCCGCTTGTCCAGGTCCACCGAGTGGCCCTCGACCTCGGAGAGCACCTCCTTGGCGCGGTCAACCTTCTCGATGGAGATCAGGAAGCGCGGCGACTCGGGGATCGCGAACGAGAGCAGACCGTAGAGCACGGCCGGGATGACCATCACGCCGAGCATCCACTGCCATGCCTCAAGGCCGCCGATCTTGCCGCGCTGCTGGCCGTCGGCGAGGTTGAGGATGCCCCAGTTGACGAGCTGGGAGATGGCGATGCCGACGACGATCGCGGCCTGCTGGAAGGAGCCGAGCCGGCCGCGGTAGGCGGACGGCGACACCTCGGCGATGTAGGCGGGGCCGATGACCGAGGCCATACCGATCGCGAAACCGCCGACGATTCGCCAGAAGGCCAGATCCCACAGGGCGAACGGCAGGGCGGAGCCGACGGCACTGATGGTGAACAGCACCGAGGCGATCTGCATCACGCGGATGCGGCCTATGCGGTCTGCGATCCGGCCGGCGGTGGCGGCACCGATGGCGCAGCCGATCAGCGCGATGGCGATCACCTGCGCGAGGACGGCGGAACCGACCTCGTAACGGCTGCGGATCGCCTCGACTGCGCCGTTGATGACGGAGCTGTCATAGCCGAAGAGAAAGCCGCCCATCGCGGCAGCCGCGGTAATGAAGATGACATGGCCGAGGTGGTCGGGATGGGCCTTGCGGCCTTCCGGGACCGTCGGCTGCGCGGTGCTGGTCAACGTGAACTCCAGTGGCCCGGCTGCGCTGCCGGGCGTAGGGGGCTGGCCCTTCTAGTGGTGCACAGGTTGGGGGCACCCACCACTTGAAGGTAAAAGCGACGTTGCAGAGACTATGCCTTCAAGTTTCGAAGTCAATAGCGCGTGATGGATTTGTTTCCCGAGTGGCGATGCGCCTCTTTGTTCAAGTTGTGAAGCGATAGCGAACTGATGATTCGTCGGACACCCGGCGCAGTCAGCGGCGGCTCGGCGAGCGGTCCCGCCCGGCGCCGGCCCGGCGGGATCAGTGCAGCCGCTGGCTGATCACCTTCGACACACCGTCACCCTGCATCGATACCCCGTAGAGCGCGTCCGCGACCTCCATCGTCCGCTTCTGGTGCGTGATCACGATCAGCTGGGAGCTCTCCTGCAGCTCCTCCATGATCCGGATCAGCCGCTGCAGATTGGTGTCGTCCAGCGCCGCCTCGACCTCGTCCATGACGTAGAACGGGCTGGGCCGCGCCTTGAAGATCGACACCAGCAGCGCCACCGCGGTCAGCGACCGCTCCCCGCCCGACAGCAGCGAGAGCCGCTTGACCTTCTTGCCCGGCGGGCGCGCCTCCACGTCCACCCCGGTCGCCAGCATGTCGTCCGGATCGGTCAGCACCAGCCGCCCCTCGCCGCCCGGGAAGAGCCGCGAGAAGACGCCCTCGAACTCCCGGGCGGTGTCGTGGTACGCCTCGGTGAAGACCCGTTCCACCCGCTCGTCGACCTCCTTGACCACCTGCATCAGGTCGGCACGGGTCTTCTTCAAGTCTTCAAGCTGCTCGCTCAGGAACTGATGGCGCTCCTCCAGCGCGGCGAACTCCTCCAGCGCCAGCGGGTTCACCTTCCCGAGCTGCTGATACGCCCGCTCGGCGGCCCTCAGCCGCTTCTCCTGCTCGGCCCGCACGTAGGGCACCGGCTGGTGCCGGGGGTGGTCCGGGTCCTCGGGCAGCACCTCCCCCTCGGCGGGCGGCGACGGCGGTACGAGCTGGTCGGGCCCGTACTCGGCGACCAGCGCCGCCGGCTCCACCCCCAGCTCCTCCAGCGCCTTGGTCTCCAGCTGCTCGATCCGCAGGCGCTTCTCCGCGCCGAGCACCTCGCCCCGGTGCACCGAGTCGGTCAGCTTGTCCAGTTCGGACTTCAGCTCCCGGGCCGCGGTGCGCTCGGCGCCCAGCGCCTGCTCCCGCTCGGCCTTGGCACGTTCCGCGGCGCCCCGCTCCTCCTCGGCCCGTACGACCGACACCTCGACGTGCGCGAGCA
The sequence above is a segment of the Streptomyces lydicus genome. Coding sequences within it:
- a CDS encoding purine-cytosine permease family protein produces the protein MGTSTTSTSIPATEGAVETRGIEPVPDHERRGRVRELLPTWVAANISVLLLTMGASLVINNGLNLWQVLVVAAVASAVSFGMVGLLSVSGKWGGAPGAMLSRAAFGVRGNYFPGAILWVARFGWETINAVTGAYAILTVLHLVFGIKANNVLVVVTLLGFVACTFLVSGMGRKALNLCNKYSTYLFSAISVVVLVHLIVTMPWSDILHKSPGSATLMIAGIGTIAAGGISWVPTGPDFARYLPHSASGKKIVGTTVSGAALVLIPMVLMGGVLAVSSPSLANQNTDPMSFLGEVLPRAIAIPYLITALIGMMLINSLSMYSAGFTAQTMGVKLPRALAVSINAAISLIGGLFMMLVAKDFIGQFIAFLTLLAVSFSAWIGVYAVDMVRRRKLAVRYDADGLMNTGRTSRYWYTGGFCWQAMTAWAVALVAGLCFTKVQWFTGPLATTWIGENGLGWAATIALSAAVFAVLPAPRENVPATSAPAGARQPVEVG
- a CDS encoding LLM class flavin-dependent oxidoreductase codes for the protein MSALPALPVTVVRFNLVDPAPTPDALSARYRAAVDMAAFADDRGLTMIQTEEHHATTNGWMPSPLTFAGAVFGATRRIGVTVSALITPLHDPLRLAEDLASLDLLSGGRLVTVAGIGYRPEEYAAHGADWQGRGALQDEVLGTLLSAWTGEPFRYRGRTVRVTPRPYTRPHPLLLIGGSSRAAARRAARLGLPFFPSARLPGLEAYYHEQRAVFGTEGWVMQPPERTCLLHIAEDPDRTWAEYGGHLLYEARTYASWQSTGVRSAVRSSAQDTEALREEGVYRVVTPDECVGLAREAGPQGSLILHPLCGGMPVDEGWRSLHLFAERVLPRLQG
- a CDS encoding cupin domain-containing protein, whose product is MSETNTTEDTTGATTGDTPAGAPGVGGTPGYVWAAVDDAPVRELFPGIRSRPLWTGGNGAKAQVLEMDPGSRWDGIDVHQPGPEEVFVVSGTFNDGDRDHPAGTFVHAPAGSWHVPQSATGCRLFVFYPEG
- a CDS encoding sugar porter family MFS transporter; the encoded protein is MTSTAQPTVPEGRKAHPDHLGHVIFITAAAAMGGFLFGYDSSVINGAVEAIRSRYEVGSAVLAQVIAIALIGCAIGAATAGRIADRIGRIRVMQIASVLFTISAVGSALPFALWDLAFWRIVGGFAIGMASVIGPAYIAEVSPSAYRGRLGSFQQAAIVVGIAISQLVNWGILNLADGQQRGKIGGLEAWQWMLGVMVIPAVLYGLLSFAIPESPRFLISIEKVDRAKEVLSEVEGHSVDLDKRVAEIQDAMRREHKPRFKDLLGKVGFLPIVWVGIGLSVFQQLVGINVAFYYSSALWQSVGIDPSSSFFYSFTTSIINIIGTVIAMIFVDKIGRRPLALIGSAGMAIALALEAWAFSAKTAAGTLPSTEGTVALIAAHVFVLFFALSWGVVVWVFLGEMFPNRIRAAALGVAASAQWIANWAITASFPSLSDWNLSGTYVIYTFFALLSIPFVLKFVKETKGKALEEMG